The genomic segment TTATTTtgggtccgactgggggccttgtcccagtcttaTTTCAGACTtatgatggatcttatgatgtaGAGATTTCCCAGACGGGTGTTATATGTCTAGAATATTCAgaacttttttttcaatttgttcaagtttatgagttTGACCATGATACCgtcttatattattttcttgcaaattttcttatattatatgaatattgtgcttGATTACCAgcgccttcatggttcgggatggaAGGCATTTTTGATGTTCAATTGCCTTAAAATTTCCATCTTGACGAGATTGCAATAGCTAGCACAAATCTTATGGTTGTAGCTCTTACAACTGGAGTATAGGTTTCTTCATAGTCTATGCCTTTCACTTGTGTATACCCTTGTGAAACTAGACAAGCTTTGTATCATTCTATTGATCCATATTCCTTGAATTTGACTAGATAAATCCATTTTGAACCAACTATATTAGTGTTTGATGGTCTGGGCACAAGGGTCCAGGTGTGATTTTTATGTAGTTCTTGTATCTCTTCTTTCATTGCTTCTTCCTAGTGCGAGTGGGCAAGGGCATCTCTGTGTGATTTTGGGGTTGTAAAGCTGGTAGTTGCGATGAAGGTGCGGTGATGCAATTTTCTTCCCCGTTGATATCTTTTTTCTCGAATTTGTTGAGTTTCATTTGCAAGGTTAGGATCTAATTTTGGATCATTCCTCGACTTTATTCGAGTTACTATAGGAGTGTCTTTTGAGGCTTACACTAGACCTGCACATAAATTGTTAGAAGTAGAAGTTAgtttttcattcaaattaggtAACTCGTGAAGAGGTTGATGTGCAATTGTTCGAGAATCATGGTAGTCTGAGTTTGTATATCCACTACTCAAAGATTCTGGTTCTTCATTGCCAACTATGAGTTGTTCATTTTCTATTGCATGAGTTTCGATATTTTCTGTCGCATTTTCCAATTCATTAGTGATCTCCAACATGGTGTCATTTTCTGACTCCACATCGCATAGCTGAGGTGACTTCTCATTTTCCTTTTGAGATTCGGAGACATAGTCTTCGCCAAATAGAGTACATGATGCCCCTTTTTGAATCTGTGGACCATCTTCGTTAGTGGATTTCAATTGATGTGAACTCCCTTTCTCAATCATAAGGTCAGTCTCTTTCTTTCTCCACGCATCTGAATCTGGAAATGTGAAGGAACGTAAGGAaaagtattttcataaaaaacatGTTGTGAAATCCAAATTTATTAGTTAATGGATCAAGACACCTATAACCCTTGTGAATAGGGTTGTATTCAAGGAAAACACAAGGATATGTTTTCTTTGCAAGCTTGTTCTTACCGTAGTCTCTTAAATATGGAAAACATCTACATCCAAAAATTTTCAGACTTCGATAGTCAGAATGACGATTAAACAATTTAAAGAAAGAAGTTTCCATTTTCAGAATTGTGGAAGGCATGCGATTTATGAGAAAGCATGCTGTTGGAAAAGCATCAACCCAATATTTACTGGGAAAGTTTGCCTGAAAAAGAAAGGTGAGACTTGTTTCAAAATGTGACGATGCTTCCTTTCAGTTACACCATTTTGTTCAGGAGTGTGTGGACAAGCAAATTGATGATGGATACTACATTGAGATAAATGATTTT from the Capsicum annuum cultivar UCD-10X-F1 chromosome 9, UCD10Xv1.1, whole genome shotgun sequence genome contains:
- the LOC107842213 gene encoding uncharacterized protein LOC107842213, with amino-acid sequence MSLKAEEDPNLYEDSGETRHILNDTDSDAWRKKETDLMIEKGSSHQLKSTNEDGPQIQKGASCTLFGEDYVSESQKENEKSPQLCDVESENDTMLEITNELENATENIETHAIENEQLIVGNEEPESLSSGYTNSDYHDSRTIAHQPLHELPNLNEKLTSTSNNLCAGLV